From Thiomicrospira sp. XS5, one genomic window encodes:
- the greA gene encoding transcription elongation factor GreA — translation MQRHPMTKEGADALQAELQKLKKEDRPAISNEIAEAREHGDLKENAEYHAAREQQGLIEARIKQIENMLGRVQIIDVTKLNPNGKVVFGATVTVLNVETDEEVTYQIVGEEEADLTHNKISVNSPIARALIAKEEGDEIVVKAPSGNIDYEIVEIQYI, via the coding sequence ATGCAAAGACATCCGATGACAAAAGAAGGGGCTGATGCCCTGCAAGCCGAATTACAGAAATTAAAAAAAGAAGACCGCCCGGCCATTTCCAATGAAATCGCTGAAGCCAGAGAGCATGGCGACCTGAAAGAAAATGCGGAATATCATGCCGCCCGTGAACAACAAGGCTTGATTGAAGCACGTATTAAGCAGATTGAAAACATGCTGGGGCGCGTTCAGATTATTGATGTCACCAAGTTGAACCCGAATGGAAAAGTCGTGTTTGGTGCGACGGTCACGGTTCTGAATGTGGAAACCGACGAGGAAGTCACCTATCAGATCGTCGGTGAAGAAGAAGCGGACTTAACGCATAATAAAATTTCAGTGAACTCGCCGATTGCACGCGCCTTGATCGCCAAAGAGGAAGGGGATGAAATCGTCGTGAAGGCACCGAGCGGTAACATCGATTACGAAATTGTTGAAATTCAGTATATTTAA
- a CDS encoding trans-aconitate 2-methyltransferase, protein MKLSDAHRQRIILRHRRSIQERGYGATALYWNNTDAQQIRFEVLTDLLWRYGLKNDQAWSFHLLDVGAGFGDFHPYLTERGYDFRYTGIDVSPDMVKAAGFKHPDVMLRLGELFDFDWPDSAFDFVVCSGAMNEVVDAAECEGAYAKAMIRKMYDLAKYGVVFNLLDARHDWTSARGQLQSFEPQDIADYCATFASQVVLEDGYLSNDFSVYLGKRSP, encoded by the coding sequence ATGAAACTCAGTGACGCGCACCGGCAGCGAATTATTCTTCGTCATCGGCGTTCCATCCAAGAGCGCGGTTATGGAGCCACCGCTTTGTATTGGAATAATACGGACGCCCAGCAAATTCGTTTTGAAGTGTTAACGGATTTATTATGGCGTTATGGTTTGAAGAATGACCAGGCCTGGTCGTTTCACTTGTTGGACGTGGGCGCGGGATTTGGGGATTTCCACCCGTATTTGACGGAGCGAGGTTATGATTTCCGGTATACCGGCATTGATGTGTCGCCGGACATGGTCAAAGCCGCGGGGTTTAAGCACCCTGACGTGATGTTACGTCTGGGCGAACTGTTTGATTTTGACTGGCCCGACAGCGCATTCGATTTTGTGGTCTGTTCCGGTGCCATGAACGAAGTGGTGGACGCGGCTGAATGCGAGGGCGCTTATGCCAAAGCGATGATTCGGAAAATGTACGATTTGGCCAAATATGGCGTGGTGTTTAACCTGCTGGACGCACGACATGATTGGACGTCTGCGCGGGGGCAGTTGCAAAGTTTTGAGCCACAGGATATCGCGGACTATTGTGCGACCTTTGCGTCTCAAGTGGTGCTGGAAGACGGGTACCTTTCCAATGACTTCAGTGTGTATTTAGGGAAGCGATCACCATGA
- a CDS encoding DUF2798 domain-containing protein — MFPKHYHRFVAAFTMSVIMVFVMTAVITAVNTGISGNFIERWWEAMLVAWPIAFAAILVIGKPVQQFTTKVCSK; from the coding sequence ATGTTTCCAAAACACTATCATCGTTTCGTCGCCGCTTTCACCATGTCCGTGATTATGGTCTTCGTGATGACCGCGGTCATCACGGCGGTCAATACCGGCATCAGCGGTAACTTCATTGAGCGCTGGTGGGAAGCCATGCTCGTAGCCTGGCCGATTGCGTTTGCCGCCATTTTGGTCATCGGCAAACCGGTTCAACAGTTCACCACCAAAGTGTGTTCTAAATAA
- a CDS encoding multidrug effflux MFS transporter, whose protein sequence is MHALSARQLAPRLGALVALTPFAVDTYLPAIPEMAVFLDSTVNQVSLTVPLFLISFALGQLIGGPLSDRFGRKPIAFIGLLVFAVSSLLIMFSVQIEQLYAMRVLQAIGGGFATVVSAAMVRDLYSGRESAKVFSMIAMVMLIAPMAAPGVGALIVNLGDWHKVFLFLALYAGVLFVVVKWALPETVGPERRRQARSEPVSQLLMNYKQVLSNTRALGFLLAQGFASSILFVYITEAPFIYMDFFGVSSASFPFYFGLVVLGVMFFNRVNIGLLKHYEPEQIVLGALIAQVMMTLLFVSYVVLFEPNVYLVLLIQFFVLGLLGMITPNVQARYMDFFPEVSGTANALVGTSIFAFGGVMGLVMGALHDGSLSRVVLFIFAMSAISLLSLWWVAKVRFSNPATPTEAGV, encoded by the coding sequence ATGCACGCTTTGTCTGCTCGACAGTTGGCCCCAAGGTTGGGTGCTTTGGTCGCTTTGACCCCTTTTGCGGTCGATACCTATTTACCGGCCATTCCGGAGATGGCTGTTTTTTTGGATTCGACGGTTAACCAAGTCAGTTTGACGGTGCCGTTGTTTCTCATCAGTTTTGCGCTGGGGCAGCTGATCGGCGGCCCTCTGTCGGACCGTTTTGGCCGGAAGCCGATAGCCTTTATCGGTTTGTTGGTGTTTGCCGTCTCGTCATTGTTAATTATGTTTTCGGTACAAATCGAGCAATTGTATGCCATGCGTGTTTTACAGGCCATTGGCGGCGGTTTTGCAACGGTGGTGTCGGCCGCGATGGTGCGAGATTTATACTCCGGACGAGAGAGCGCTAAAGTGTTTTCAATGATTGCGATGGTGATGCTAATCGCGCCCATGGCGGCTCCGGGAGTGGGGGCTTTAATTGTGAACCTGGGCGATTGGCATAAGGTGTTTTTGTTTCTGGCGCTGTATGCCGGTGTGCTGTTTGTGGTGGTGAAATGGGCCTTGCCGGAAACCGTGGGGCCGGAGAGGCGGCGTCAAGCACGGAGTGAGCCCGTCAGTCAGTTGTTGATGAATTATAAACAGGTGCTGTCGAATACCCGGGCGCTCGGCTTTTTGTTGGCGCAGGGCTTTGCGAGCAGTATTTTGTTTGTGTACATCACTGAGGCGCCGTTTATTTATATGGACTTCTTTGGGGTCAGTTCGGCGTCGTTTCCATTCTATTTTGGGTTGGTGGTATTAGGCGTGATGTTTTTTAATCGGGTGAATATCGGGTTGTTGAAACATTACGAACCGGAGCAAATTGTGTTGGGGGCTTTAATCGCTCAGGTGATGATGACGCTGCTGTTTGTGAGTTATGTGGTACTGTTTGAACCGAATGTGTATCTGGTGCTGTTGATCCAATTTTTTGTTTTGGGGTTGTTGGGGATGATCACGCCAAACGTACAAGCCCGTTATATGGATTTCTTTCCTGAGGTTTCCGGTACGGCCAATGCGCTGGTCGGAACCAGTATCTTCGCTTTCGGGGGCGTGATGGGCTTGGTGATGGGGGCTTTGCATGACGGCAGTTTGAGCCGGGTGGTGCTGTTTATTTTCGCCATGTCGGCGATCAGTTTGTTGAGTTTGTGGTGGGTGGCGAAGGTCCGGTTTTCAAACCCGGCCACACCGACCGAAGCCGGTGTTTAG
- the carA gene encoding glutamine-hydrolyzing carbamoyl-phosphate synthase small subunit: MTQTALLALEDGTLFWGTSLGIEGETIGEVVFNTSLTGYQEILTDPSYYKQIVTLTYPHIGNVGVNEEDEESPSIMAQGLIVRDCPPLMSNFRAEKSLPDYLREQNVVAIADIDTRKLTRILRDKGAQSGIIVAGDEIDADAAVAKAKAFAGLKGMDLAKEVTTAETYVWTEGTWVLGEGHKDCFDDTPYHVVAFDYGIKRNILRMLADRGCKLTVVPAKTSAKEVLAMNPDGVFLSNGPGDPEPCDYAIEAIQEVLKTDIPVFGICLGHQLLALASGAKTVKMKFGHHGGNHPVQDLKTKKVMITAQNHGFAVDADTLPDCLEATHSSLFDGSSQGIQRKDKAAFSFQGHPEASPGPHDVAPLFDQFIENIKKYKQA; the protein is encoded by the coding sequence ATGACACAAACAGCTTTATTGGCTTTGGAAGACGGCACCCTGTTCTGGGGAACGTCTCTTGGTATAGAAGGGGAAACAATCGGTGAAGTGGTATTTAATACTTCGTTAACCGGTTATCAGGAAATTCTGACAGACCCATCGTATTACAAACAAATTGTGACGCTAACGTATCCGCATATCGGTAATGTGGGCGTGAACGAAGAAGACGAAGAGTCTCCGTCAATTATGGCTCAAGGTTTGATTGTTCGCGATTGCCCGCCGCTGATGAGCAACTTCCGTGCGGAAAAATCCCTGCCCGATTACCTGAGAGAACAAAATGTGGTGGCGATTGCCGATATCGACACGCGTAAATTGACGCGCATTCTGCGTGATAAAGGCGCCCAGTCCGGCATTATTGTGGCCGGTGATGAGATTGACGCCGATGCGGCTGTGGCGAAAGCGAAAGCGTTTGCCGGTTTGAAAGGCATGGACTTGGCCAAAGAAGTGACCACAGCGGAAACCTACGTTTGGACCGAAGGCACTTGGGTGTTGGGCGAAGGGCATAAAGACTGTTTCGATGACACGCCGTATCACGTGGTGGCGTTTGATTACGGTATCAAACGCAACATTCTGCGTATGTTGGCGGACCGCGGCTGTAAGTTGACGGTGGTCCCTGCGAAAACGTCGGCGAAAGAGGTGCTGGCGATGAACCCGGATGGCGTTTTCCTGTCGAATGGCCCGGGAGATCCGGAGCCATGTGATTACGCCATTGAAGCGATTCAAGAGGTCTTGAAAACCGATATTCCGGTGTTCGGCATCTGTTTGGGGCATCAATTGTTGGCACTGGCATCCGGTGCGAAAACCGTGAAGATGAAATTCGGTCACCACGGCGGGAACCATCCGGTGCAGGATTTGAAAACCAAGAAAGTGATGATTACCGCACAGAACCACGGGTTCGCTGTGGATGCGGATACCTTGCCGGATTGCTTGGAAGCCACGCACAGTTCGCTATTCGACGGCTCCTCGCAAGGAATCCAGCGCAAGGATAAAGCGGCGTTCAGCTTCCAGGGGCACCCGGAAGCCAGTCCAGGACCGCACGATGTCGCCCCTTTGTTCGACCAGTTCATTGAAAATATTAAAAAATACAAACAAGCATAA
- a CDS encoding DUF4149 domain-containing protein, giving the protein MHLALLMVLLTANVTIGYVVAPVLFGRLSSEMAGELMGVFLTGLYGFDLIFMSVLLLMLIVQKRFRAKREALLVVSSLLVAANLWGISPLMTELKSMGLATSPELFGMTFAQWHGISQALFMLMLGLLVVWGIGLRKGQTVKSA; this is encoded by the coding sequence ATGCATCTTGCACTGTTAATGGTTTTATTGACGGCCAATGTCACGATTGGTTATGTGGTGGCGCCGGTTTTGTTTGGTCGTTTGAGTAGCGAGATGGCCGGAGAATTAATGGGCGTTTTTCTGACGGGGCTTTATGGATTTGATTTGATATTCATGTCCGTGCTGCTGCTGATGTTAATCGTGCAGAAGCGTTTTCGGGCCAAGCGAGAGGCCTTATTGGTTGTGTCATCCTTATTGGTAGCGGCCAATTTGTGGGGAATCTCGCCGTTGATGACGGAGTTGAAATCCATGGGGTTGGCGACGTCGCCGGAATTGTTCGGGATGACGTTTGCTCAGTGGCATGGCATTTCCCAAGCGCTGTTTATGTTGATGTTAGGTTTGCTCGTGGTCTGGGGGATCGGTTTACGGAAAGGCCAAACGGTTAAATCAGCCTGA
- a CDS encoding PLP-dependent aminotransferase family protein, producing the protein MSEKTKPRSPKSEFLYQDLAQSLADNIRQGTYAPGEKLPSVRQSAKNFHVSVSTVVSAYYKLESMGYIESRPKSGFYVRSAAKLSFETPTRSQPEAKPSAVTGQEMVLNLVKAANDPNILQFGAAVPDSDFLPIKLVSQAMKKVCHHQADTISHYEFPPGNPELRRQIARRMSGFGCDVSADDIVITNGCQESLRLALRACAEPGDIIAIESPTFYGLLQVINSLRMKAIEIPTDPDTGISISALEMAIEQWPIKACVTVPTFSNPLGFSMPDDHKRRLNALLAERDIPLIEDDVYGELSHRHSRPKPLKAFDPYDNVIYCSSFSKTLSPGLRVGWVSSKRYYKQLEYLKYVSNLSTSSAAQLATLDILQSGRYDLYLRRAGQQYAYAVDQLTSAIVRLFPPGTKVTRPEGGFVIWVELPYAIDTFELANRLIPHGISIAPGRIFSTTDKYNHFFRLSCALKWNRETELAILKILHETEKLHQESQNPNAVAESV; encoded by the coding sequence ATGAGTGAAAAGACCAAGCCACGCTCGCCGAAAAGCGAATTTCTATACCAGGATCTTGCACAATCTCTAGCGGATAACATTCGCCAAGGCACCTATGCGCCCGGTGAAAAATTGCCGTCGGTGCGCCAAAGCGCCAAAAACTTTCACGTCAGTGTCTCGACGGTGGTGTCAGCTTATTACAAGCTGGAAAGCATGGGGTACATCGAATCTCGTCCCAAGTCCGGTTTTTATGTACGCAGTGCCGCCAAACTGTCGTTTGAAACCCCGACTCGCAGCCAACCGGAAGCCAAGCCCTCCGCCGTCACCGGTCAGGAAATGGTTTTGAATCTGGTCAAAGCCGCCAATGACCCGAACATCCTGCAATTCGGCGCCGCCGTACCGGACAGCGACTTTTTGCCCATCAAACTGGTATCGCAGGCCATGAAAAAAGTCTGCCACCATCAGGCCGACACCATCAGCCATTACGAATTCCCGCCCGGCAACCCCGAATTACGGCGGCAAATCGCGCGACGCATGTCCGGCTTCGGTTGCGACGTGTCCGCAGACGATATCGTTATCACCAACGGCTGTCAGGAATCCTTGCGTCTGGCGTTGCGCGCCTGCGCCGAACCGGGCGATATCATCGCCATCGAATCCCCTACCTTTTATGGCTTACTGCAAGTCATCAATTCATTGCGCATGAAAGCCATTGAAATCCCCACCGACCCGGATACCGGCATTTCGATCAGCGCACTGGAGATGGCCATCGAGCAATGGCCGATCAAAGCGTGTGTGACGGTGCCCACTTTCAGCAACCCGCTGGGGTTCAGCATGCCAGACGACCATAAACGCCGCTTGAACGCCTTACTGGCCGAGCGCGACATCCCGTTGATTGAAGACGACGTTTACGGCGAGCTGTCGCATCGCCACAGTCGCCCCAAACCGCTTAAGGCGTTCGACCCTTACGATAACGTCATCTACTGCTCGTCTTTTTCCAAAACCCTGTCGCCGGGCTTGCGGGTCGGCTGGGTCAGCTCGAAACGCTATTACAAACAACTGGAATACCTGAAATACGTTTCCAACCTGTCGACGTCCTCCGCCGCGCAACTCGCGACCTTGGACATCCTGCAATCCGGCCGTTACGACTTGTATTTGCGCCGGGCCGGGCAACAATACGCTTACGCGGTGGACCAACTCACCAGCGCCATCGTGCGGCTGTTCCCGCCCGGCACCAAGGTCACCCGCCCGGAAGGTGGTTTTGTCATCTGGGTGGAACTACCCTATGCAATCGACACCTTTGAATTGGCGAACCGCCTGATTCCGCATGGCATCAGCATCGCGCCGGGGCGTATTTTCTCCACCACCGACAAGTACAATCATTTTTTCCGGCTGTCCTGTGCGTTGAAATGGAACCGCGAAACCGAGCTGGCGATTTTGAAGATATTGCATGAAACCGAAAAACTGCATCAGGAAAGCCAAAACCCGAATGCTGTAGCGGAGTCGGTTTAA
- the carB gene encoding carbamoyl-phosphate synthase large subunit, translating into MPKRSDLESILIIGAGPIIIGQACEFDYSGVQACKALKEEGYRVILVNSNPATIMTDPEMADATYIEPIEWKTVRNIIAQERPDAILPTMGGQTALNCALDLDKHGVLEEFNVELIGANADAIDKAENRDRFRQAMTKIGLDMPVSDVAHNMEEAWAIQEKVGFPTIIRPSFTLGGSGGGIAYNKAEFEQICKFGLDLSPTNELLIEESILGWKEYEMEVVRDKNDNAIIICSIENLDPMGVHTGDSITVAPAQTLTDKEYQIMRNASLAVLREIGVETGGSNVQFSINPETGRMIIIEMNPRVSRSSALASKATGFPIAKVAAKLAVGYTLDELSNDITDGATPASFEPSIDYVVTKIPRFTFEKFPQADARLSTQMKSVGEVMAMGRNFQESLQKALRGLETGKDGLDEIMPLATMDEKEVKDVLRQELRAPGPERLWYVADAFRAGWSMETVYEISRIDPWFLSQIKQLIDMEDDIKQRGLDALDENLLRQLKRKGFSDNRLAKLLDTDAAFIRKFRHTLNVRPVYKRVDTCAAEFETSTAYMYSTYEEECEAAPSEREKIMVLGGGPNRIGQGIEFDYCCVHAAMAMREDGYETIMVNCNPETVSTDYDTSDRLYFEPLTLEDVLEIVEVENPKGVIVQYGGQTPLKLAEDLEAAGVPIIGTSPESIDLAEDRERFQQMLQGLDLQQPPNRTARSEEQALALANEIGYPLVVRPSYVLGGRAMEIVYNDSDLSRYMTEAVKVSNDSPVLLDRFLDDAVELDVDAVSDGEQVVIGGVMEHIEQAGIHSGDSACSLPPYSIPMHIQDEIRSQVEKMAKALSVVGLMNTQFAVKGDEIYVLEVNPRASRTVPFVSKAIGHPLAKIAARCMVGQKLADQKFVKEVRPTHFSVKEAVFPFIKFLGVDPILGPEMKSTGEVMGVGDTFAEAYQKAQLAGGTILPTSGKAFLSVRQADRVKVLDLANKLVAKGFTILATRGTAKSLEEAGIECEIVNKVTEGRPNIVDSIVNEEVDLIVNTSDGSVSIKDSSSIRREALMHKTCYTTTMAGALAMVASMDYLDNQKVTKLQAI; encoded by the coding sequence ATGCCAAAAAGAAGTGATTTAGAAAGTATTCTGATTATTGGTGCGGGTCCTATCATTATCGGCCAGGCCTGCGAGTTCGACTACTCCGGTGTACAAGCCTGTAAGGCGCTGAAAGAAGAAGGTTACCGTGTCATTCTGGTCAACTCCAACCCGGCGACCATCATGACCGACCCGGAAATGGCCGATGCGACCTATATCGAGCCGATTGAATGGAAAACGGTTCGTAACATCATTGCACAAGAGCGTCCGGATGCGATTTTGCCGACCATGGGTGGTCAAACCGCTTTGAACTGTGCGCTGGATTTGGACAAGCACGGTGTGTTGGAAGAATTCAATGTCGAGTTGATTGGCGCCAATGCCGATGCCATCGACAAAGCGGAAAACCGCGACCGCTTCCGTCAGGCGATGACGAAAATCGGTTTGGATATGCCGGTGTCCGATGTGGCGCATAACATGGAAGAAGCTTGGGCGATTCAAGAAAAGGTCGGTTTTCCGACCATCATTCGTCCGTCCTTTACGTTGGGTGGCTCCGGTGGTGGTATCGCCTACAACAAAGCGGAATTCGAACAAATTTGTAAGTTCGGTTTGGATTTGTCGCCAACCAATGAGTTGTTGATTGAAGAGTCGATTCTGGGCTGGAAAGAATACGAAATGGAAGTGGTGCGTGACAAAAACGACAATGCCATCATCATTTGTTCCATCGAAAACCTGGACCCGATGGGGGTGCATACCGGGGATTCCATCACGGTGGCGCCGGCGCAAACCTTGACCGATAAAGAATATCAAATCATGCGGAACGCCTCTTTGGCGGTTTTGCGTGAAATCGGGGTTGAAACCGGGGGCTCCAATGTTCAGTTCTCGATCAATCCTGAAACCGGGCGTATGATTATCATCGAGATGAACCCGCGTGTGTCGCGCTCTTCGGCCTTGGCATCGAAAGCCACCGGTTTCCCGATTGCGAAAGTCGCCGCCAAGTTGGCTGTGGGCTATACGTTGGACGAATTGAGCAACGACATCACCGATGGCGCGACACCGGCTTCTTTCGAGCCATCCATCGATTATGTGGTCACCAAAATTCCACGCTTTACGTTTGAAAAATTCCCGCAAGCCGATGCGCGTTTGTCGACACAAATGAAGTCGGTCGGTGAAGTCATGGCGATGGGGCGTAATTTCCAGGAGTCGCTACAAAAAGCCTTACGCGGTTTGGAAACCGGTAAAGACGGTTTGGATGAAATCATGCCGCTGGCCACTATGGACGAAAAAGAAGTTAAAGACGTTCTGCGTCAAGAGTTGCGTGCACCGGGCCCTGAGCGTTTGTGGTACGTTGCGGATGCCTTCCGTGCCGGTTGGTCCATGGAAACCGTTTATGAAATTTCCCGCATTGATCCGTGGTTCCTGTCTCAGATTAAGCAGCTGATCGACATGGAAGATGACATCAAACAACGTGGCTTGGATGCGTTGGACGAAAACCTGTTGCGTCAATTGAAGCGTAAAGGTTTCTCGGATAATCGCCTGGCCAAATTGTTGGATACGGATGCCGCCTTTATCCGTAAGTTCCGTCATACCTTGAATGTCCGTCCGGTTTATAAGCGCGTTGATACGTGTGCGGCCGAGTTTGAAACTTCGACGGCTTACATGTATTCCACTTACGAAGAAGAGTGTGAAGCGGCGCCGAGCGAGCGTGAAAAAATCATGGTATTGGGCGGTGGTCCAAACCGTATCGGTCAAGGGATTGAATTCGATTACTGCTGTGTGCACGCGGCCATGGCGATGCGCGAAGACGGTTACGAAACCATTATGGTGAACTGTAATCCGGAAACCGTTTCCACCGACTACGACACCTCGGATCGTTTGTATTTCGAGCCCTTGACCTTAGAAGACGTTTTGGAAATCGTTGAAGTTGAGAACCCGAAAGGGGTCATCGTTCAATACGGTGGTCAAACACCGTTGAAGCTGGCGGAAGATTTGGAAGCAGCAGGCGTCCCGATTATCGGGACCTCACCGGAATCCATTGACTTGGCGGAAGATCGCGAACGCTTCCAGCAAATGTTGCAAGGCTTGGATTTGCAGCAACCGCCGAACCGTACCGCGCGCAGTGAAGAACAAGCGCTGGCCTTGGCCAATGAAATCGGATATCCGTTGGTGGTGCGTCCATCTTATGTATTGGGTGGGCGCGCCATGGAGATCGTTTATAACGACTCCGATCTGTCACGTTATATGACGGAAGCGGTGAAGGTGTCAAATGACTCGCCGGTTCTGTTGGATCGTTTCCTGGACGACGCGGTTGAACTGGATGTCGATGCCGTGAGTGACGGTGAACAGGTCGTCATCGGTGGCGTGATGGAGCACATCGAACAAGCCGGGATTCACTCGGGTGACTCGGCCTGTTCTTTGCCGCCGTACAGTATTCCAATGCATATTCAAGACGAAATCCGCAGCCAGGTCGAAAAAATGGCCAAGGCCTTGAGCGTGGTGGGCTTGATGAATACCCAGTTTGCCGTGAAGGGCGATGAGATTTATGTGTTGGAAGTCAACCCGCGTGCGTCGAGAACGGTGCCGTTTGTGTCCAAAGCCATAGGGCATCCGTTGGCGAAGATTGCGGCACGCTGCATGGTCGGTCAGAAATTGGCGGATCAGAAATTCGTTAAAGAAGTGCGCCCAACGCATTTCTCGGTGAAAGAAGCGGTCTTCCCGTTCATTAAATTCCTGGGCGTGGATCCAATTCTGGGGCCGGAAATGAAATCGACCGGTGAAGTCATGGGCGTGGGCGACACTTTTGCGGAAGCTTATCAAAAAGCGCAACTGGCCGGCGGTACGATTTTACCGACGTCCGGTAAGGCCTTCTTGAGTGTGCGTCAAGCCGATCGCGTCAAGGTGTTGGATTTAGCGAATAAGCTTGTTGCGAAAGGATTCACCATTTTGGCAACGCGCGGTACGGCCAAGTCTCTGGAAGAAGCTGGTATCGAATGCGAAATCGTCAATAAGGTAACGGAAGGGCGTCCGAATATTGTGGACTCCATCGTTAACGAAGAAGTGGATTTGATTGTGAATACCTCCGATGGTTCTGTTAGTATTAAAGATTCATCGAGTATTCGCCGCGAAGCGTTGATGCATAAAACCTGTTATACAACGACGATGGCAGGCGCTTTGGCCATGGTGGCCTCTATGGATTACTTGGACAACCAAAAAGTGACCAAGCTGCAAGCGATTTAA
- a CDS encoding ferritin-like domain-containing protein, whose product MKHNLFEQAYRCLVESDLDKKVTQLALLQQWWTEDAFDFEPSSEIHKVPDAGRPEKPELVPPKDLPKRRLGSKEGHAALMHSILHIEFNAVNLALDAIYRFQDMPREYYRDWLGVAGEESYHFQMVREHLHHLGYEYGDFKAHNGLWVTTYETDHDPLVRMALVPRTLEARGLDVTPPMIQKLRAVGDKRGVEILKILLRDEIGHVEVGSRWFRYLCQQRDLNPFETFTQIIDDYFHGDLRGPFNFDARQAAGFSDEEIAWLKTLESA is encoded by the coding sequence GTGAAACACAATTTATTTGAACAGGCTTACCGTTGTTTGGTCGAATCCGATTTGGATAAAAAAGTGACGCAGTTGGCGTTGTTGCAACAGTGGTGGACCGAAGATGCCTTCGACTTTGAACCCTCTTCGGAAATTCACAAAGTGCCGGATGCCGGTCGCCCCGAAAAACCTGAATTGGTACCGCCGAAAGATTTGCCCAAGCGCCGCCTGGGTTCCAAAGAAGGTCATGCCGCCTTAATGCACTCCATTTTACACATTGAGTTCAATGCCGTGAATCTGGCGTTGGATGCCATTTACCGTTTTCAGGATATGCCCCGAGAATATTATCGTGACTGGTTGGGTGTGGCTGGAGAAGAGTCTTATCATTTTCAGATGGTTCGGGAGCATTTGCATCATCTGGGGTATGAGTATGGCGACTTTAAGGCCCATAACGGGCTTTGGGTGACGACCTATGAAACCGATCACGATCCTTTGGTTCGGATGGCGTTGGTGCCGAGAACCTTGGAAGCGCGTGGGTTGGATGTGACACCGCCGATGATTCAGAAGTTACGCGCCGTCGGCGATAAACGGGGTGTGGAAATCTTAAAAATACTGCTTCGGGACGAAATCGGTCATGTGGAAGTGGGGTCTCGTTGGTTTCGGTATTTGTGTCAGCAGCGCGACCTGAATCCCTTCGAAACCTTTACCCAGATCATTGATGACTACTTTCATGGCGATTTGCGCGGGCCATTCAATTTTGATGCCCGCCAGGCCGCCGGTTTCAGTGACGAGGAAATTGCCTGGCTGAAAACCTTGGAGTCGGCTTGA
- the ilvE gene encoding branched-chain-amino-acid transaminase, which yields MERQCWINQAIKPVSQAGVALTDHGLLYGDGVFEGIRFYHRVPFLLTEHLERLFQSAKAICLELPYSMDDLHQACRDVIAQNDLTDGYLRLVVTRGSGALGLDPSRCETPTVFILCDELKVMRDSAQSGLKLIVAATRRMPLDVFDSQIKTLNYMNNILAKIEANQAGADDALLLNTQGRVAEASAANVFLVEKGKLASPPSSECALNGITRRFILELAASVGIECVERPLSLYDVYQADEVFLSGSGAEMLPVADIGGRRMTACPGPVFKRLKQAFDERVQALSES from the coding sequence ATGGAACGGCAGTGTTGGATAAATCAGGCAATCAAACCGGTCTCGCAAGCGGGCGTGGCCTTGACGGACCACGGTCTTTTATACGGTGACGGCGTTTTCGAGGGGATTCGATTTTACCATCGGGTACCGTTTTTATTGACCGAACATCTGGAGCGACTATTTCAATCCGCCAAGGCGATTTGTCTGGAGTTGCCGTATTCAATGGATGATTTGCACCAGGCCTGCCGTGATGTCATTGCACAGAATGATTTAACGGATGGGTATTTGCGTTTGGTGGTCACGCGCGGTTCCGGCGCGTTAGGGCTGGACCCGAGCCGCTGTGAAACACCGACGGTTTTCATTCTGTGCGACGAGTTGAAGGTGATGCGTGATTCGGCGCAATCCGGCTTGAAGCTGATTGTCGCCGCCACGCGACGTATGCCGTTGGATGTGTTTGACAGTCAGATTAAAACCTTGAATTATATGAACAATATTCTGGCGAAAATTGAAGCCAATCAAGCCGGTGCCGATGACGCACTTTTGCTGAACACGCAAGGTCGTGTCGCCGAAGCGAGTGCGGCCAATGTGTTTTTAGTGGAAAAAGGAAAGCTGGCATCGCCTCCGAGTTCGGAGTGTGCGTTGAACGGGATTACGCGGCGTTTTATTCTCGAACTCGCGGCATCTGTGGGGATAGAGTGTGTCGAAAGACCGTTATCTTTATATGATGTTTATCAGGCCGATGAAGTTTTTCTCAGCGGGTCTGGCGCGGAAATGCTGCCGGTGGCGGACATTGGCGGGCGACGCATGACGGCCTGCCCGGGGCCGGTGTTTAAACGCTTGAAACAGGCGTTTGATGAGCGGGTGCAAGCCTTGTCCGAATCTTAA